The genomic DNA GCTGAACTATCAGGTACCAAAGAAAAAAACGACGCACAACCAACAGTCTCCAAAGCAACACCTGCTTCTGAAATTGAGGGAGATTTAGCAAATGTCAATGAAATTCTTTTGGTTCACGATGATCGTGTCGGGTCAGCGACGATGGGAATGAAAGTCTTAGAAGAAATTTTAGATAAAGAGAAAATTTCAATGCCGATTCGAAAAATTAATATTAATGAATTAACTCAACAAACACAGGCTTTAATTGTCACAAAAGCTGAACTAACGGAACAAGCCCGTAAAAAAGCACCGAAAGCGACACACTTATCAGTAAAAAGTATGGTTAATCCCCAAAAATATGAAACAGTGGTTTCGCTCTTAAAAGAAAGTGCCTAGAGAGGAAGAAAACAATGGAAAATCTTACGAATATTTCAATTGAATTAAATCAACAGTTTAATACAAAAGAAGAAGCTATTCGCTTTTGCGGCGAAAAACTAGTCGAGGCAGGCTGTGTTGAGCCCGCTTATATTGAAGCAATGATTGAAAGAGACCAATTGCTATCTGTTTATATGGGGAATTTTATTGCCATTCCTCATGGAACAGAAGAAGCCAAAAAATTAGTGAAAAAATCAGGAATCTGTGTAGTGCAAGTCCCAGAGGGCGTTAATTTTGGCACCGAAGAAGATGAAAAAATTGCTACCGTATTATTTGGGATTGCCGGAGTCGGTGAAGAACATTTGCAATTAGTCCAACAAATTGCACTTTATTGTAGTGATATGGATAACGTGGTGCAACTTGCCGACGCATTAAGTAAAGAAGAAATAACAGAAAATTTAGCCATTGCTTAAAGGAGAGAATAAGAATGAACGCAGTACATTTTGGAGCAGGAAATATTGGACGCGGCTTTATCGGCGAAATTTTAGCTAAAAACGGGTTTCATATTACGTTTGTGGATGTTAATGAAACCATCATTCAAGCGTTAAAAGAACGTAAAAGTTATACAATTGAATTGGCCGATGCCTCACATCAACAAATTAACGTTGAAAATGTGACCGGGTTAAATAACATGACAGAACCAGAAAAAGTAGTAGAAGCAATTGCGGAAGCCGATTTAGTCACGACGGCAATTGGTCCTAATATTTTACCAAGAATTGCTGAATTAATTGCTCAAGGAATTGATGCACGTGCCGAAGCAAATTGTCAAAAGCCGCTGGATATTATCGCTTGTGAAAATATGATTGGTGGTTCAACCTTTTTAGCAGAAGAAGTGGCCAAATATTTGAAAAACCCAGCTTATGCTGAACAATGGATTGGTTTTCCTGATGCGGCGGTTGATCGGATTGTTCCATTACAAAAACATGAAGATCCACTTTTTGTTCAAGTTGAGCCTTTTTGTGAATGGGTCATTGATGATACCAACCGAAAAGCCAAAGAGATTCAGTTAGAAGGCGTTCATTACGTTGCTGATTTAGAGCCGTATATTGAACGAAAATTATTTAGTGTAAACACTGGCCATGCTACAGTTGCCTATACAGGGGCGTTGTTAGGCTATCAAACCATTGACGAAGCGATGCAGGACGCCTTAGTAGTAGCACAACTCAAATCAGTTTTGCAGGAAACCGGTAAACTTTTAGTGGCCAAATGGAATTTTGATGAACAAGAACATGCAGCCTATATTGAAAAAATTATTCAACGTTTCCAAAATAAATATATTTCAGATGCTATTACACGTGTAGCACGGACACCAATCAGAAAATTAGGTGCGCAAGAACGGTTTATTCGACCAATCCGTGAATTACAGGAACGCAATCTAGTGTCGCCGCATTTATTAGCAATGATTGGTATTGTTTTTAATTATCATGATCCAGAAGATGAACAAAGCCGTCAATTACAGGAAATGCTTGACCAAGAAAGCGTTGATACAGTGATCGCTGAAGTAACGGGCATTGAAGATCCAGAAACGGTTAAAAATATTAAACAAAACGTAGAACGCTATGCGCGACCACAAGTAGCATAATAACAAAATCCTTCTACCAAGATACTTCACATTTCTTAATTAAAGAAAAAAACAACCGCTCACTGATTAAAGTGTAGCGACCCCAAAAAGTTAGACTTTTTATAGAGTGGATTTTTCCACTCTATTTTTTATGCAGTTTTTTGATTGAATTGTCGAAATTCTACTGGGCTTTTCCAGTTAAGTTTTTCTTTGATTCGGTGATGATTGTAATAATAAATGTAGTTCTCAATTGCTTCTATCAATTCATTTTGACTTTGATAGATTTTTCCATAGTACACTTCTTGTTTTAGGATACTGAAGAAATTCTCCATAGGAGAATTATCTAAACAGGTTCCTTTTCGAGACATACTTTGAAAGATATTGTTGTCCTTTAATGTTTGTATATAGACATTCATTTGATAAGCCCAGCCTTGATCAGAGTGAAAGGTGCGCCGATAGGGACAATCATTTGTTTGAGAAATTGCTTCTTTCAGACCTTTCATAACTGTTTTACCATTTGGTTGAGTAGAAAGGCTATAGCTTAGAATTTCACTATTATACATATCCATAAATGGATCTAAGTATAGTTTTTTCTGACGAAAGATGCCTGCGTTATCTGCTTCAAAGTACTTAAATTCAGTTGTATCAGTTGTAATTTTTTGATGAGGAACAGAGGTTTTAAATCGGCGACGAATCAAATTTTTAGCGATTTTACCAACGATTCCTTTATAGGAATTATATTTTCTGGATTTCTTAGTAAAAGCTTTGACTTGTAACTTTAACTTTTGTATTAATCGCTGGACTTTCTTTTTATTCACTTGAAATCCACGTCGTTTCAATTCTTGGGTTATCCTTCTATAGCCATAATGTTGATGTTTTTTACGAATCGCTTGAATTTCTTCTTCAATGATTTGTGTTGAAGCTGTTCTGTCGAGGCGTTTTTGCCAGTACATGTAAGTAGATTTTGGAAACCTTAGGGTTTCCAAAATATCTTTTAATCGAAAGCGTCTTCGGAGACTGTGAATGATTCGTGCGATTCGTTCATTTTTTGTTCGTCCTCTAAACGCAGTCTCCTCAATTCTTTTAAATAGGCATTCTCAATTTTTAACATTCTATTTTCTTTTTCTAGTTTCTCTACTTGAGATCGTTCACTTGGTAGTGGTTGGGGTTCATTTCGTTTCTTTTTAGACATGGTAGGTGGACGTCCTTTCTGTTTAGAGAGTCCCTCTATACCAAACTTCTGATACGTTCTAAGCCAATTCGCAATCAATGATGGATTGTTCATTTTTAGAAGATTAGCTACTTCTTGATAGGACAACTCTGTTGTTAAATATAACTCTATCGCATCTAGCTTAAATTGAACAGAGTAATTCTTATTTTTTCGACTGCGAAGTAGGCCTTCTTCACCAAGTTCTTTATAGGCATTTATCCATTTGCTTATTTGAGAACTATCTTTAAACCCATACTTCTTTGCGAGAAACCTTAGACCTCCTTGACCAGATAAGTAGTCATGAACAAGTTTAAGTTTAAATTCAAAACTGTATTTTGCCATACAAAAAAACCTCCAAAAGTTAGATTTCTAGGTCTAACTTTTGGGGGTCGGCTCAAAGTGAGGGGTTGTTTTTTACATATTGACTAAGTGGTTTTTGATAAAGCTCTCCTTTGAAGGCACCTGTATTGAAGTATTCAGCTAATTGGTAACTAATGAATGGGCCAGTAGTGAGTCCTGATGAACCAAGTCCGCTAGCAACCACAAGGTGGGGCATTTCTGGCAAAGGACCAAAAAACGGAGCGAAATCAGATGTATAAGCACGTGTACCGACACGGTAATGCATGGGTTGCTTAAAAAGCTGATCTGCTTCTTTTAGAAATGGCGCAGTCCCAGAAGTTAGTTGTTGAAAAGCGCTAACAGTCTCTTCTAAATCCCAGGCTTGTTCATTTTCGTGGGTGGCACCTAATAAAATTTTTCCTTGATTAAAAGGAATTAAATCGGCTTCGCCATCTAACATAGCAACAGGCCATTGCTGACTGTTTGTAAAAGGGGTCTCGAAAACTAATAATTGTCCTTTTTGGGGACGAATGTCCACAGATAAATTTAAAGTAGTGAGTAATTCCTTTAAATGAGGACCAGGTGTTAAAGCGAGAAAATCAACGCTCTTTTTTTCTGAATTTGTGACAATTTCCCACCCTTGATTCAGTTGTCGAAAGTGCGCCCGTTGTGAGCAAAAAGTGACCCCTTTAGCTTCGGCGCGTTTCTGAAGATGGTTTAGATAAGCTGGTCCATCTAGGCGACCGCCGCCAGAAATAAAAAGTGAGGGAGTTTCCTTAAGTAGCGGTAAGAACTTCGCTGTTTGAACCGCTGACAACATCGTGATTTCTCCAATTTCAGGTGCAGTTTGCTTACGCTCTTCTGCCAAATGGGCTAAGTCTGCCAAAGCAGCTGCCGGACGCAAAATGACTGTCCCTGATTGACGATAAATATCCTCCGTCAGCTGAAAATCTTTGACTAGCTTTGGAAATAGGGCAGCGCCCTCTCGCGCTAATTGGTACCATTTCTTATTCCGACGTTTGGATAGCCAAGGGGAAATAATCCCGGCGCTCGCTTTAGTCGCTTGGCCGAGCCCTTCATCATAAACGGTAATATCAAATTTTTGTGGATCTAAATAATTAGCTAACGTCATTCCGATAATGCCGCCGCCAATAATGGCAATTTTTTTCATGCTTCTTCTCTCCTTCGAACAGTTGTATTGTAACACAAAAAAACCGCCTCTAGACAGAGACGATTGGGAGATAACTTGTTAACGGGTCCTTCTGTGTGTGTAAATAGAATTGCCGCCTTCTAAAACGTGAACAATTTCTTGTGCCATTTCTGCCACAGGCACAGGATCATAGCCAATAAATAAGTTCTTTAAAAAGGGGATTTTCTTAAAAAAATAAATACATTTACTAAAAAGTATGGTGCCGGTACGTTCTTGACCTACAAGTAAACTAGGATAAAAAATCACTGCTTCGGCGACTTCTTGGTGGATTAGTTCCTCCGCTGCCAATTTGGCATCCATATATTTTCTCAAAGGGAAAGGAACAGTATTGGCTGAAATAAATAAAAACTTAGCTGGCTTTTTTTGTTGTGCTAAAAAAGAGCTGATTTTTTTCACTGGCGTCAGAATTAGCCGTTGATAGGTTTTCTTTTTTCGTGGATTTTCAAATAAAATACCTACTGTATCAATGACCCAGTCAGCACGCTGGACTTGTTCTTGCCAATTCGTGTCACGAGTAACATCGGAGCATACCCACTGCACTTGGTGGCTCCAAGATGCGGAGAGCGTGGCAGGCTTTCCATGACGTGAAACACTGATGACTTGATGTTGGCGTTGGACTAAAATTTTCGCGATTTGTTGACCTAAAAAACCGCTACCGCCAAAAATAATGACTTTCATGGCAAGCCCTCACTTTCAATTGTTTCTTCTAGTGTACCTTAAATAAAAAAAGAAGCAAAAAATCTCGATTGCGCATAGTTTAGTTATAAATAACATAAAAATAACCTTTTTAGATTGTTGAAACACAAAGACCCAACAATGGTTATTTATTGTCGTGAAATAAATAAAAAAATGAACAAAAATGAAATAAATCAGACTAAAGGCCTAGAGAAATGCCCTTGTTTCTTGAATTCAAGCATGGTTAAATAGTTATAAGTGAACGACCGAGCAATTTAGTTTGTTGGGGAAAATAGACAGAATGAGGAGATGAAACGAAGAAAATGAAGAAGAAAACGATAATTATATTGGGGGCAGTTGCGGTAATTGCGGTTGGGGGCATCGTAACTGTGAATGCGTTAAATAAAAATGCACAACAAGTAGCTGTCAAGCAAGCGCCTAAAGATGACTGGGGAATTGACTATTTTGACGTTCCCGACTTGCAACAAATTTATATTAACGGTGTCATCCAACCAGAACAAATGGAAGCCTTTGCGCGTGATCAAAAAATAACAAAGGATCCAGAGATTAAGGTGAAAAACGGCGATGTCGTAGATGCAGGCACAGAATTATTTACTTATGAAGATGAGGCGGTCACAAAAGAAATTGAGGCACAACAAAATAGCTTAGCCAAATTAGAAACGAAGCGGGCGAATATCTATAATAAGTGGAATCGGGCCATTGATAAATTTAATAAAACTAAAGAAGAAGACCGCACGATGTCTGGTGATGATTTAAATGAACAATATCAAACAGAAGTCGATGCGGTAGATGAAGAGATTACCTTCACCAATGAAACCTTAGCGGATTTAGGAGCGAAGCAATATATTTCCACAAAGGCTAATTTCAAAGGTCGCGTATCAATTCCAGAAGTAAAAGATGCCAATTCACCGATTTTACGGTTAACTTCAGAAGATCTTTACTTAGCTGGGAAAGTGAATGAAAAGGACTTGACTAAAATTAGTGTTGGGCAAAAAGCTAAACTAACTTCTGTTTCCAATAATGTGGTTGTGGATGGCTCAATTTCTTACATCGATGATAATCCTCCTGAAGGCAACAGCGATGCTGCGAGTGGCAATCCAGAGGGCGGCACAACGATGTCTAGTTATAGCGTCAAAATTGCGTTGGCCAATTTAGACAAAGTCAAAAATGGCTACCATATGCAAGCAACCATTGATTTAGGCGATTTAGGGGCGATTGAGTTACCGAAAAAAGCGATTCAAAAAGAGGGTGAACAGGCCTACGTTTTAGTGAATGATTTTGGAACCATCATTCGTCGTGATGTTCAAGTCGGGCAAGAAAATGGCGACAAAATGGCGATTGAATCTGGCTTAGAATCAGCCGACCGAGTGGTTATTTCTTCAAAAAAACCAGTAAAAGTCGGTGATATTGTTGAATCAGATGCAGCGATTGCTTCTGATGAATCAGCAACCAACGAATCAATGACAGATGCGTCGAAATAGGAGGGCTTGATGGTGGAAGCAAACAATACAAATCAACCCCTCATTGAATTGCGGGACATTAACAAGTTCTATCCAGTAGGTAAGGAAAAACTACATGTTTTAAAAGAATTGAACTTGACCATCCATCAAGGAGAGTTCATTTTAATCATGGGGAAGTCCGGTAGCGGTAAGACAACGCTGATGAACATTATTGGTTTCTTGGATCGCTTAACAGACGGAAGTTATCATTTCTCAGGAACAGATGTTTCAAAATTGTCTGAAAATAAAAAATCAGCCTTTCGCAATGAATATCTAGGATTTATTTTTCAACAATTTTTCTTGATTAATTCTTTAAATGTTAGACAAAATGTTCAATTGCCCTGTGTTTATGAAGGAAAAAAAAGCCGCGCTGAGAAAAAAGCGATTGCTGAGAAGTACCTAAAAATTGTCGGTTTGGAAACAAAAGCCAAATCAAAAGTTACTGAACTTTCTGGAGGACAGCAACAAAGAGTAGCCATTGCTCGTTCCTTGGTGAATGATCCATTATTGATTATGGCTGATGAACCGACTGGGGCATTGGATAGTGAAACGGGTACAGAAATTATGGAATTATTGAAAGAATTGAATGAACAGGGCAAAACAATTGTCATGGTGACACATGATGAAGATATGAAAAAATATGCCTCACGAGTGATTCATATGAAAGATGGTCGCTTTTTGGAAGAAGAGGTGATTAGATGATTGCTAATTTATTTGTTAGTACTTTTTTAAGCTTAAAGGCGCATAAGTTGCGGGTATTTTTAACGATGGTCGGGATTATTATTGGGATTACATCAGTCGTAACGATTTCTGCTCTAGGTGAAGGGATGAAACGTCAAGTTGTGAAGGCATCCAGCGCAGTGAACGCGGATGTTTTGAAGATTCATTATACAATGTCGGATGGTAGCAGTGACAATTTTATGTCCTATGAAGAGCCAGATTATACGTTTAGCCGAGTGGACTTGAAAAAATTACAAGACATTCAAGGAATTGAAAGTATTTATCCTCAATATGGTGAATCAATGATGGGGGGCGGAGACAATTTGTTTGTACCAATGGATTATTTTGGGGCGCAGGCGAATTTATCCATTACGTCGACTAAAGGGCAGAATGATATTTTATATGGTCGTGATTTTCAACCGAACGATGCAAATACAGATGCGATTGTCTTAAATCATGATATCTTTGAAGCGCAAATTCGGCTTGATGATCCTAGCCAACTCATTGGAAAAGCTGTTTCAATTGGTGGTTATATGTACAAGGTGATTGGTATTTTAGCACCAAAAGATTTAGATAGTTTGGGTATGAACGATGATTGGGCAACTGCTATGAGTAGTTTTGTTTCTCGAGAATCATACAATAAATTAGCGAAAACAAAAGCAATTAGTGGCATCAATATTAAGGTTCGTGAGGGAGCGGACCGTGAAGCAATTTTAGGACAGGCAATCACCATTTTAAGTGAAAATCATCCTGAAGTGAAAGGAACGTTTAAAGAAAACGACCAAGACCAACAACTCCAACAACAAATGGAAGAAATGGTCACGGGTATGACAATGTTTCTGATGGCAATTACTGCAATCTCCCTATTAGTCGGGGGAATTGGCGTCATGAACATCATGTATGTGTCTGTCACGGAACGGAAACGAGAAATCGGGATTCGTCGGGCCATTGGTGCTAAACCACGAGTCATTTTATTCCAATTTTTAATGGAAGCAGCGTTTATCACATTGATTGGTGGTTTGATTGGTGTCGGCTGCGGCTACTTATTGGCAACTGTGGTCGGTGGATATATTTCGATTACGCCAATTATTACGCCGTCCATCTTTGCCATTTCAACATTGGTTTCTGTCTTCACAGGTATCTTTTTCGGGATTATTCCAGCAATTGGTGCTTCGAGGATGGATCCGATTAAAGCGATTTATAATTAAAAAGATATATTTTTGGTTTTTTCTAAACAGTTCAAATAATCTGAAATTAGATTGTTTGTTAAAAGATTGAATGATATGCTTTTGTTGTGCATGGTCACAAT from Enterococcus faecalis includes the following:
- a CDS encoding PTS sugar transporter subunit IIA, whose amino-acid sequence is MENLTNISIELNQQFNTKEEAIRFCGEKLVEAGCVEPAYIEAMIERDQLLSVYMGNFIAIPHGTEEAKKLVKKSGICVVQVPEGVNFGTEEDEKIATVLFGIAGVGEEHLQLVQQIALYCSDMDNVVQLADALSKEEITENLAIA
- a CDS encoding mannitol-1-phosphate 5-dehydrogenase, giving the protein MNAVHFGAGNIGRGFIGEILAKNGFHITFVDVNETIIQALKERKSYTIELADASHQQINVENVTGLNNMTEPEKVVEAIAEADLVTTAIGPNILPRIAELIAQGIDARAEANCQKPLDIIACENMIGGSTFLAEEVAKYLKNPAYAEQWIGFPDAAVDRIVPLQKHEDPLFVQVEPFCEWVIDDTNRKAKEIQLEGVHYVADLEPYIERKLFSVNTGHATVAYTGALLGYQTIDEAMQDALVVAQLKSVLQETGKLLVAKWNFDEQEHAAYIEKIIQRFQNKYISDAITRVARTPIRKLGAQERFIRPIRELQERNLVSPHLLAMIGIVFNYHDPEDEQSRQLQEMLDQESVDTVIAEVTGIEDPETVKNIKQNVERYARPQVA
- a CDS encoding NAD(P)/FAD-dependent oxidoreductase — encoded protein: MKKIAIIGGGIIGMTLANYLDPQKFDITVYDEGLGQATKASAGIISPWLSKRRNKKWYQLAREGAALFPKLVKDFQLTEDIYRQSGTVILRPAAALADLAHLAEERKQTAPEIGEITMLSAVQTAKFLPLLKETPSLFISGGGRLDGPAYLNHLQKRAEAKGVTFCSQRAHFRQLNQGWEIVTNSEKKSVDFLALTPGPHLKELLTTLNLSVDIRPQKGQLLVFETPFTNSQQWPVAMLDGEADLIPFNQGKILLGATHENEQAWDLEETVSAFQQLTSGTAPFLKEADQLFKQPMHYRVGTRAYTSDFAPFFGPLPEMPHLVVASGLGSSGLTTGPFISYQLAEYFNTGAFKGELYQKPLSQYVKNNPSL
- a CDS encoding NAD(P)H-binding protein; the encoded protein is MKVIIFGGSGFLGQQIAKILVQRQHQVISVSRHGKPATLSASWSHQVQWVCSDVTRDTNWQEQVQRADWVIDTVGILFENPRKKKTYQRLILTPVKKISSFLAQQKKPAKFLFISANTVPFPLRKYMDAKLAAEELIHQEVAEAVIFYPSLLVGQERTGTILFSKCIYFFKKIPFLKNLFIGYDPVPVAEMAQEIVHVLEGGNSIYTHRRTR
- a CDS encoding efflux RND transporter periplasmic adaptor subunit, with protein sequence MKKKTIIILGAVAVIAVGGIVTVNALNKNAQQVAVKQAPKDDWGIDYFDVPDLQQIYINGVIQPEQMEAFARDQKITKDPEIKVKNGDVVDAGTELFTYEDEAVTKEIEAQQNSLAKLETKRANIYNKWNRAIDKFNKTKEEDRTMSGDDLNEQYQTEVDAVDEEITFTNETLADLGAKQYISTKANFKGRVSIPEVKDANSPILRLTSEDLYLAGKVNEKDLTKISVGQKAKLTSVSNNVVVDGSISYIDDNPPEGNSDAASGNPEGGTTMSSYSVKIALANLDKVKNGYHMQATIDLGDLGAIELPKKAIQKEGEQAYVLVNDFGTIIRRDVQVGQENGDKMAIESGLESADRVVISSKKPVKVGDIVESDAAIASDESATNESMTDASK
- a CDS encoding ABC transporter ATP-binding protein — translated: MVEANNTNQPLIELRDINKFYPVGKEKLHVLKELNLTIHQGEFILIMGKSGSGKTTLMNIIGFLDRLTDGSYHFSGTDVSKLSENKKSAFRNEYLGFIFQQFFLINSLNVRQNVQLPCVYEGKKSRAEKKAIAEKYLKIVGLETKAKSKVTELSGGQQQRVAIARSLVNDPLLIMADEPTGALDSETGTEIMELLKELNEQGKTIVMVTHDEDMKKYASRVIHMKDGRFLEEEVIR
- a CDS encoding ABC transporter permease — its product is MIANLFVSTFLSLKAHKLRVFLTMVGIIIGITSVVTISALGEGMKRQVVKASSAVNADVLKIHYTMSDGSSDNFMSYEEPDYTFSRVDLKKLQDIQGIESIYPQYGESMMGGGDNLFVPMDYFGAQANLSITSTKGQNDILYGRDFQPNDANTDAIVLNHDIFEAQIRLDDPSQLIGKAVSIGGYMYKVIGILAPKDLDSLGMNDDWATAMSSFVSRESYNKLAKTKAISGINIKVREGADREAILGQAITILSENHPEVKGTFKENDQDQQLQQQMEEMVTGMTMFLMAITAISLLVGGIGVMNIMYVSVTERKREIGIRRAIGAKPRVILFQFLMEAAFITLIGGLIGVGCGYLLATVVGGYISITPIITPSIFAISTLVSVFTGIFFGIIPAIGASRMDPIKAIYN